The genomic stretch TTATATCTTAACCTGCCTTGAATTTCATGTCTTTATTATAGATAGTGCCAAAGCAATTTGGAGGATATGGATATATTTTTTGGTGGAATTgtattataaaaatatgcacGTGTCTATCAGATGATTCAGATCTGCCTTGTGTAACAGTTATCCACCCTTGTTGTCGTGCCTTTGGCCCTTACCTTAACGGCAATCTTATTGAGAAAAAAACTGATCCTTACGCTTTCCCTGAATTATTTCTGAAGAAGCATGCTGAATATCAGTGTCTTAGAAATATGCATCTTAAATTCCTATAAGTTCTTACTCCGCCCTTAGATATAAATGAGCAATGCAGAAACAGGCCACAAGGATATGAATCATTATCTTTTTTTAATAGTCTAGTTTTGTCTCCTGACCAGTTTTTGAAAGGTTATTATCCTGTAGGTTCAATCATTCTACTCCGGTCTTAACCCCTGCTGAAGCATTAATTGCCATCCATAAGATTGACCCAGAAAAAGATGGAGTTCCTTTGAGAAAGGCAAGAATGCTGCTTTCTTTCTATGCACTTAGTTTTTCTGAACTACTCATTTACTGAATATATTTCTTGCTAGCAGATCACAGATGCTTGCAATGCTTGTGTTGAACAGAGACATACATTTTCGCAGCAAGTTCTGGCCAAAGTGTTGAATCAATTGGTAAAGATATCCTTTTGCAAGTGTCCTGCTACTTTGTTAACACAGCATACTATAAGGTTACATGATTGTGCAGGTCGAGCAAATTCCTTTACCCTTTCTATTCATGCGTACAGTATTGCAAGCAATTGGCGCTTTTCCTTCTTTGGTAAGACACATAAAACCTATGttcttaaatatttattaagttGATATCTTGTTTCCGGTATTTATATCGTCAGCCTTCTCTTAgtcacaatatttttatttttataaaaaaaaattcaggtCCAATTCATAATGGAGATTCTATCTCGTCTTGTAAGCAAGCAGGTACCTGTTTAACCATGCGTTAATAAATCCTCTTTTTCTACAAGATACTTTATCAACTACATTTGAAATGTAGATTTGGAAGAATCCAAGGCAGTGGGTGGGTTTTGTGAAGTGTGCACATGTGACCATGCCAGATTCATTCGGTGTTCTGCTTCAGGTGAATTACTCCACTGCAGTCGTTTTCAAAATGTTCACCTCCATGTGATTTTTTGTTTAGCTATCCAtgtgtcgttgttcgaacccgACCATTTGTTTGGGTTAGCATGCATATATTACTGAAGAATTGATATTTCATCATGTCCTGAATCTTCAGGATAGCATCTTCTATGAATGTGTTGTGAAATGTTTTAGTTGACCCAAGTTTTTTTGTCTTAATTTTGCAGCTAACGGCAGCACAGCTTGAAAATTCATTGAATAGAATACCAGCTCTCAAGGCTCCTTTGGTTGAACATGCAAGCCAACCGAACATAAGATCCACGCTTCCGAGGTTTGAGCTGCACCCATCATATTCACATCTGTTTAAAGATTCATGTCATCAAATTAGCAAACTTTGTTATACAGGTCTACATTAACTGTTCTGGCCTTGGAGCAAGAGCTACCAACCTCTACAACAAAACCAGCTCAATCACAAACTCAGACCGAAGAGGCCGATAATTCGGAAAAGGAAGCTGCGACAGAAAAGTCCAAGGAATCTATGTAAATCTATACTAAAACTGATTAGTCTTCTCCCAAAAACATCTAAAACCATTTCGCATTTCGGGGGTTTTACTCAATCTAAAAGAACTTGAGTTTTTCAGTATATTGATCCCTGACATTTCATAAGACAAAAGGCATCCTGGAATCGAGACAGTATAAAAATCTAATTATATACTCTCTACTTCCGTTCTAAGGTAGTTGAgttgtttctttttttgcactcgttttgatcTTCCTTCGtctcaaggtagttgagtcgtttcTTTCTTGCTCTCGTTTTGaagaaatgataataaatagttaaagtaatatatataagatatttctttatgttatttttttcttactttattttttttttactttatttattcataataattttttaaaaataagtataaaattgaaatgactcaactaccttgagacggaggaagtatatggTCTAAATTTTGGTTCATAGTATGTAGGAAAGACGCGATTTGCAATTGATTGCACCCAGGTAGAACAGAGGGTCCCCCCAGTGGCCCCCAACATTGCTTTTTATCAGTATATACCTATGCTTTTTATCAGTATATACCTGACCCCTAGCATTGCTTTTTATTATATACATATACCTATGATTTTAGTTTCTTTGTCctacataaaatgatatattttattttttagtttgctcctaataagatgacacattttctcttttaaaaactttttctcCCCAATTAATATAGTCAATCATTTCTTATCTcttcaattaaaatatttatctatctttctctctttattttaatacttacatccACCTTTTATTtctctaattaaatatattaaccAATAACGCCTAAAATCTCGTACCGatcaagaaatgtgtcatcttagctggaacagatggagtattacaTAACTATTTGTTGGTGGAGCTGGTTTGTGCGCCTACGACACTCGAGGTTTCGAGACCCAGACTCGTCGCACTTTTTTTTAGCATTTATCCTTCACTTTTCTTTGTATTTCATTTTGCATTTATGCTTAACATTTTTCATATATTCAGCTACTTTATAATTCTCTCTTATACTACGTTTTTGTTTTCTCCTTTTTGTTTCAATACtagttttatattttctatGATACATGTAgcattactttattctccctcaGTCTCAAGTTACTAGAATCGTATTCCAGTTTTTATTGTCCCAAGTTccttgagtcatttttctttttcggtTAAAAACAGAACATCTGATTAcacatactttattttatcatttactttattctctattctactttatttaacccactaaacacaactttcttaaatcttgtgACTAAAAGAAACGTGTCAAGTAACGTGAGAGGGAGTATAGTAGTAACTCTTATTAttcttaaaatttaattttgaaatacgTACGTTTTTTAGAATtattatatttcataaatttctATGTGATCGAGTAAACGTTTGTAGTGAAATAAGAAAtttcatattataatatattcagtaaaatttgaatatgttaaattaaaattatatttatcaaaTATGTACATTTTCTAGAATTATTATTAATCGTAAATTTCTAAGTAATCCATTAATGTATGCGGtgaaataagaaattaaaattatatttatcaaaTATGTACATTTTCTAGAATTATTATTAATCGTAAATTTCTAAGTAATCCATTAATGTATGCGGTGAAATAAGAAATTTCaatcttaattaatttattaaaatttgaatagGTTAATTacatgatataaatatttataaatgaacCAGTATTCGTAGACTTTGTTAATATTAAATGTgttaatatatcaaataatataagtaaatttaaaattatgttctatatttataaaatattattatttatttattatcacGACCGAAAAATGGGTCACTACGTGTATATATGTAGATAAAGTACCTCCACTATccaaaaaatagattaaattttcCAATTTTAGTTGTCCATTAAAATTAGGCCAATTCAAGATaagaaaatttttaaattactAACAATATGCACCTCACAATCCACAAATGTTGTTTTTATGGAAAAAAATGCCTTCACTATTATAGAGCGGGATGAATACTTTATATCACTGATTGATTAATGTATGTTTGTGCACGAATTGAGATGAATGTATACGGTTATTTTGAATTATAGACAATAATGCAATACTCAACAATCTACACTGCAATCCACGTAGTACTATCATGCAATCTGTAGAAATCCATCTAAAACGACTACTATGATATTGTTGGATACGTCCCTAATATTGCACGATAGCGTGCCACGTGGCAGCACGAGGTTGGTGGTACGTTCTCACTCTAACTATGGTGGCACCCTAATGCTCTCCATTAAATATACCTaacttatttttttcttcatgttttggtATGATGAtttcatattattttaatattgtgtttttttattgtaattctaaattgtgattttttaggTTAGAGATAACCTTTTTCTTAAAATATCTCGAATTTAGTGTGAAGTTGAATGAGAACAATATGATTCGAAAATAATTTAGTACTACTAGTTTATAGGAAATCAAacgaaattgaaattgaaattgaaattgatggGAATGAGATTGGTGTTGATCTCGGATCATGAAAGCCTATTAATGGTTTTGATGTGAACATTCGAGATTGCACTCATAGAAAATATGTAGTTAAAGGACCAAGGTCATTGGATTATGTTAGGGAGATATTATCAAACGTGAACAATTTGGATATCCTGAAAGGCGTGAAAACACTTTCTGATCAAATCAATTTAGCGGTTCTatcaatatttgatcggatacaattcaggttttgAAGTATATCGTATGTAGATTCTGTGATCATTTTCGAATCAGAAGATGATCAATAAAAGGAGGTTGAAAGTAAAACGTTGCATCCTTTCAATATCACCACTGTTTTTAACAGTTTTTTAAcagctcgaccccagccaggggcgctgcccccgaacccccgtctaatcataacgacttcaaataagtgtacactccgcacttccaacttatttgatgtctcattatgatcatattgatcaatcaagttattccaattacactaaaatatccaacaatcCTCCCCTATTTTAGTGCAATCCTTGATTAACTAAAACAAGTCatctcaaaattcaaactttTGCATAAATGAAATATCGTAACGATTGAATTTCACCTCAGTACACTATACATTTCATACATTCGAATACCCATGGTGTCTCTAAGTATTGAACCATGGGAACTCACCTTGAATACACGAAGATAATGTACACAAAAGTTTACATACAAATACGTTCTATCTTGACACTATATTTACTAGCCTATGTCCTTATCCTTCATAAACATGTCAAAGCCAAGTCCTAGCTTCTTGAAGCGGCTAATCTTCATGCTTATATAGGTAGTTCCTTTATTCTTGCACCTACATAtgcaatttttcaaaagaactattaagaatatatacattCAATCTCCTTAACTTGTAGGTTTGAACACATACCTTGGGATGATTCTTCAATGTGTTCCAATCTCCAAATATTTAGCCTTCCACATTGAATTCAACATCTAGTGTCATACTAAATGAGAATTGGGTATCTTAATATCAGAGATTTATAGTGGACTTTAATCCCATCCCTATAGCCGATTTGTGCACAAGATCTCTACTTAACCCTTTGGTTAAATGATCGGCTAAATTGTTGTGAGTTCTCACAAACTCCACAGATATCACACCGTCCGTAATAAGTTCACGAATCATGCTATGTCTAACACCTAAGTGTCTTGACTTTCCATTATACACTTGACTATATGCCTTAGCCAAGGTAGCTATCCCAATATCCTCAACAATTCGTTATATTGTTCCATGACAGGCCTCGAATCAACCATTTTATAGTTAATAAAATTCCCAACAAGAAATTTCTTGCTAGAAGCATCTTCTGCCATATATTTGGCTTCGAGGGAATCCCACAACTCTTTAGCAGACTCTACGTTTTGATACACATCGTTCTCCTATTTCATCCGCCTTCTCGTCTGTTCCAGAGTTTCATTATCAACAGCCTCGGGCATGGGAGTACTCAGAACGTACACGACCTTCAGATCCGTTAACATGAAATGCATCTTCTTCTGCCAGCGTCTGAAATCCTGGCCAGCAAACTTATCCAACTTCGCAAAACCTTTCGTTGCTTCCTTTGTCGTTTCCTTGTTCGACATTTTCAGAAAATTTGATTTGATCTTTGTTAGGGAGATATTATCAAAGGTGAACAATTTGGATATCCTGAAAAGGCGTgaaaacactttcagatcaaatcaatttggcggttctaccaatatttgatcggatacaattcaggttttgAAGTATATCGTATGTAGATTTTGTGATCCTTTTTCGAACCAGAAGATGATCAATAAAAGGAGGTTGAAAGTGAAACGTTGCATCCTTTCAATATCACAACTGTTTTTAACAGTTTTTTAAcagctcgaccccagccaggggcacttccccttggaccccgccaggggctgccgccccttggaccccgctactcaggggcgctgcccccgaaccccgtCTTATCATAACAAATTCAAATAAgtgtgcactccgcacttccaacttatttgatgtcttataatgatcatattgatcaatcaagttaatccaattacactaaaatatccaacaaatTATTGTGAAGGAATATGTATAAGTGCACTTGAAGAAGATGCAAAATTATTCCAACTTACCAAAAATCCTAGATATGCCTTGAACCGCATCATCTTTCTCTAGATGTACTTAAGAATGTTGATCCCAATAAACTTATCGATTTTTAATGTACTCCAAGAAACTATTTAGTAGATTCAATGGATTATAGTTTGGGTGCAAGATAGTCAAATCCtgctttgagtataagtggaagATGTTTAGGGTACCAGCAAGCAAATGGTATACTTAAAAGCATactttgagtataagtgggattgttggggtttgtatactaaaagttTCTTCGAGCGTACATGTACTTGTACACTTACACATGCACATATACGAGAAACTTTGTATCCACTTCGAACCCTTATTTTGAGATTCAATAAATTAGTATAATAGTTTATCAATGATATTGATGCATTAAATAAATGAGTCTAAAGCTTCTAGATTGTAGGTCAAGTAGTGAATCTGATGAGTTCACACAGTAAAGGACTTGACCTTCCAAGAAGAAAGGCTTTGGCTTCATATCAGAAAGGTTGCAGTGTTTGTAAGATAAGCTCTTTTCTCCATAGGAAAGGCTAACAACACTAATGTGGTATAATATTGAACGGATCCGACAAATAAGAgtattctttattgctatctactgaaagatacGATCTCGGGAGTTTAGTATTTCTTAGTCTTTGTACATAATATTGTATATATGTTCATTTAATCATACACCGCTTTGACTTATTAAGGTGCAAGGGTTTTTTGTAACCCAAAGCATGATATCTTGAGTGGTAGTAATTAAATGACTAAAATATATCAAGAATATTATTACACTGAATTTGCGTGTCAATGGTAGTATGACTATATTTTCAAAAGATGTTTAgaaaatgattttattattcAGTAAAAATGGACAGTTGGAATTTTCaacgaataataaataaagttccAAACTATAAAACTCTTCGGAAGAGATATTAATGTAATTCAAAGTCTCATACCAGACATAGGAATTAAATTAATGGATAATAAAAATCTTAAACGCGAGAATGGTAGTATGACTATATTTTCAAACTATAAAACTCTTCGGAAGAGATATTAATGTAATTCAGAAGTCTCATACCAGACATAGGAATTAAATTAATGGATAATAAAAATCTTAAACGCgcaaaatattataaataaaagtggAACCCAGGTCTTCGGAAATTGGGAATTGATGGGagattaatattattttctgtagtacaaaataaatagagatgAAGAGAAGACAAGATAAAGAGAATTTTTGTGCCCTAGCCTCCTAAAACCCTAGAAATCGGCGCCCCCTAGTGGAGAAGAAAGAAGTTTTGTTTTCTAGCTCTTCTCGTACAGATCTGGATATAATTATTCGTAACATAATTAGGGCTCTTGTCTTCGAAGCTTCATCTAAATCTATCAAGCTCATCTaagattttttaatgaaaatggaTAATCACGAGCATTGTAATAGGTTA from Salvia splendens isolate huo1 chromosome 4, SspV2, whole genome shotgun sequence encodes the following:
- the LOC121797796 gene encoding symplekin-like isoform X1 — its product is MYHWISSKLCFLVFFRLLSCRFNHSTPVLTPAEALIAIHKIDPEKDGVPLRKITDACNACVEQRHTFSQQVLAKVLNQLVEQIPLPFLFMRTVLQAIGAFPSLVQFIMEILSRLVSKQIWKNPRQWVGFVKCAHVTMPDSFGVLLQLTAAQLENSLNRIPALKAPLVEHASQPNIRSTLPRSTLTVLALEQELPTSTTKPAQSQTQTEEADNSEKEAATEKSKESM
- the LOC121797796 gene encoding symplekin-like isoform X2; translation: MYHWISSKLCFLVFFRFNHSTPVLTPAEALIAIHKIDPEKDGVPLRKITDACNACVEQRHTFSQQVLAKVLNQLVEQIPLPFLFMRTVLQAIGAFPSLVQFIMEILSRLVSKQIWKNPRQWVGFVKCAHVTMPDSFGVLLQLTAAQLENSLNRIPALKAPLVEHASQPNIRSTLPRSTLTVLALEQELPTSTTKPAQSQTQTEEADNSEKEAATEKSKESM